In Mangifera indica cultivar Alphonso chromosome 7, CATAS_Mindica_2.1, whole genome shotgun sequence, the genomic window ACATAAATGACTTTGGGCAATATGCTAGGCATCCAAGTTATCAGACACGGAAAAACCTTGATTCTTGTAAGCTCTCGGCATCGCACTCTTGTCATGCCAAAGCTCTTCAACGGTTTCGAGACAAAAAGAAATGTCTATACACATGAGAGTTAGATTAGAATCGAGCCTGTTTGAGCTAAAACTCAAGCTCGATTTGAACGAATCCGAAACAAACCAACCCTATGTAAGCTcgttcaagctcgagcttgagctacttaaaaattttgatacaaaatgacgtcgttttaagtaatatgcattaaaacgacgtcgttttaataacgagctAGTTTGAAACGAGTCGAATCGAATTCGAACTAAATTCAAGCTTAACTTTCataagctcgaactcgagctctaCTATGCAAaaccgagccgaactcgagttTAATtaggctcgaatccaacccggATGCACATAAACCAAAACCATTCAAAGTATAATATATCCAAGTTTTGTCCAAGTGCAATGAAATGTTACAGTTTCATTTATTCATCAGTTTGTGCTATCAGCATTTCGATtacaaaaactaaataatttgataGTCCCAAATAGCATGAACCTCTCCCACCTTACCAATCCAGTAGTATATCTCAAAAGAGCAATACCGTTTGTATAAATCTTTTAGTATACAAATGGTTATACAGATGATGTCTCATCGTAGaattggatgttattttttccttaattcaaaatcactcaatcatataacgACACATCATTATCTATGTAACCTACGTATAGTTTTGTTGATCTCGAAAGTCCCAAGTTATGCATAATCCTTCTCCTTGAAAAGAACAAAGAATGTCCCCGGGCTGCACACAATCCTCCATGATCCACTTTGATAAAAATCTGTGAAATCATCAATTCTTGATCAACAGCTCGTAAGTTAACCTTCCAAAACACTTGGAAGTTATCAGAGGCAACACAACAATTGACTGGAGGCCAATCATAAGCTATAACTTCACCTGTTGCTTCAGAGTTACAAAGAATCAAAATCCAAAAGGGCAATGCTGAAGAACCCTATGCTTTGGACAGCCCAAATTCAAACCAGATCTCGTAGTGATTAAAAAGCAAGCTATCATGTGTATGCTTCCCAATATATTCAAGTCCCAAACTTGTGAGCCTCTTCGTACACTCCTCCCCTCCTAATCGTGAGCAAAACTTTATGTTATGGGACACAAAGATTCGCCCATCATAAGGTTTCAACTTATTCGCTAGCCTCTCAAGCCCAAGCCACACAAGTTTGTCAGGCATATGAAGAAACACAGCACTAGCATATATCAAATCATACACAATTTCAGAACCAAACTTGGTGAAATCCATATCCTCACCTCGCACAATCAGAGGACGCTTATTTAGAAGACCTTGGGAAGGGAGTTCATATCTGAAAGCAGCCATTAAAGATAGCTCATCTCTCTCAAGGCAATGAAAGTGTTCAGGGCTTAGATACCGAATAAAATGCAGGCCTACGCGAAGTGTGCCACATCCAATCTCAAGGACATGTGAATTGAGCGTCAAGCGAGTTGCCTGAGCAAGGAACTCAAACACATCTCGACCACCCACCCAGGGCTCCCCATAGTTGCTGTGATGCTCCTCGACAAGGAGCTCACCGGGGCATGGTAGGGCCGTGTGATTGCTTGCTTCAGGCTCTTCATAATGTGATATGCCTTTGAATCTGAAAACCATCACACCAATCACATCACAATCACACCAAAATCTTCATTAATAATTGGTATGCTCTCGGAGGAATCCCTCAATAGGCTAAAGAAAACTTCTATTACACTAAATTGAACTATAAAGGTACTAATCTAAgcatttatttacttaaaaaaatgaaaaaatatatatagcgTATTAATTCTTCAACTacgagaaaattataattaattaataatgaaatgacaaattattttaaaaatctacaGTCTATAAACTGAGACTCACTGGATAAGATCTT contains:
- the LOC123221521 gene encoding uncharacterized protein LOC123221521; protein product: MYDLGLHLTLGGNKSFGLISKHIPILHPYSSPSKATPSPPIHTHHKNGANTTEGITVTVPVLVLTLSVAVIFLFFLLSSLSICNCPISSASNAAVSSSVHLPLKGYLSGDRISPTPADIEWVKDQISRNGLHMQDNVLRKGINPRTRAQQLQDLIQFKGISHYEEPEASNHTALPCPGELLVEEHHSNYGEPWVGGRDVFEFLAQATRLTLNSHVLEIGCGTLRVGLHFIRYLSPEHFHCLERDELSLMAAFRYELPSQGLLNKRPLIVRGEDMDFTKFGSEIVYDLIYASAVFLHMPDKLVWLGLERLANKLKPYDGRIFVSHNIKFCSRLGGEECTKRLTSLGLEYIGKHTHDSLLFNHYEIWFEFGLSKA